A window of Gemmatimonadaceae bacterium contains these coding sequences:
- the rplM gene encoding 50S ribosomal protein L13, with protein sequence MKTFSATPRDIEQRWFIVDAEGMILGRLASEVAKVIRGKHKPIFTPHMDTGDNVIVINASKVKVTGRKAEQKTYFAHTGYMGHERHTPFASMLAKHPERVIEKAVHGMLPKTALGRQVLRRKLRVYAGADHPHVAQQPTPLTFKQSETK encoded by the coding sequence ATGAAGACGTTCAGCGCCACCCCGCGCGACATCGAGCAGCGGTGGTTCATCGTGGATGCCGAGGGGATGATCCTCGGGCGCCTCGCCTCCGAGGTCGCGAAGGTCATCCGCGGCAAACACAAGCCGATCTTCACGCCGCACATGGATACCGGTGACAACGTCATCGTGATCAATGCATCCAAGGTGAAGGTCACGGGCCGCAAGGCCGAACAGAAGACGTACTTCGCGCACACCGGGTACATGGGCCACGAGCGGCACACGCCGTTTGCGAGCATGCTGGCCAAGCACCCCGAGCGCGTGATCGAGAAGGCGGTGCACGGGATGCTCCCCAAGACCGCACTGGGGCGCCAGGTCCTGCGTCGCAAGTTGCGCGTCTATGCCGGCGCCGATCACCCGCACGTGGCGCAGCAGCCGACGCCGCTCACCTTCAAGCAGAGCGAGACGAAGTAA
- a CDS encoding MFS transporter yields the protein MGVFTELAQLDRRQRSAFLASFLGWTLDAFDFFLMMFMLRAIAQEFGTDVKTVAVAVTLTLAMRPLGALAFGLLADRYGRRPILMIDILLFSVLELASAFAPSLVVLMVLRAAFGFAMGGEWGIGASLVMESIPAKARGLVSGILQEGYAFGYLLAAVVYGLLFDRIGWRGMFAVGVMPALLVMYIRRNVEESPVWTKLRERPKRSLMESVAQNWKLFLYVVVLMTAFNFFSHGTQDLYPTFLQAQHHFSTGTVSLIAIVANVGAIMGGIFFGTLSERIGRRTAIVLASLFGLLIIPLWSLAGGPMLLAVGAFFMQVAVQGAWGVIPAHLNELSPNEVRGTFPGFAYQLGNFLASGNAIIQASIAERRGGDYGTALAIVAAIMAVAIAFLTAVGPEARGVVFEPGAGDVASE from the coding sequence ATGGGTGTGTTCACCGAGTTGGCGCAGCTCGACCGGCGGCAGCGCAGTGCGTTCCTGGCCAGCTTCCTCGGCTGGACTCTGGACGCGTTCGACTTCTTCCTCATGATGTTCATGCTCCGCGCCATCGCGCAGGAGTTCGGCACCGATGTGAAGACGGTCGCCGTGGCGGTGACGCTGACCCTCGCCATGCGTCCCCTCGGCGCCCTCGCGTTCGGCTTGCTGGCCGACCGCTATGGCCGCCGGCCGATCCTGATGATCGACATCCTGCTGTTCAGCGTGCTCGAACTCGCCTCGGCGTTCGCGCCGTCTCTCGTCGTGCTGATGGTGCTCCGCGCGGCATTCGGCTTCGCAATGGGCGGTGAATGGGGGATCGGGGCGTCGCTGGTCATGGAATCGATTCCCGCCAAGGCGCGCGGACTCGTATCGGGTATTCTCCAGGAAGGCTACGCCTTCGGCTATCTGCTGGCCGCCGTGGTGTATGGGCTGCTGTTCGACCGCATCGGGTGGCGCGGCATGTTTGCCGTAGGGGTCATGCCCGCGCTGCTCGTCATGTACATCCGCCGCAACGTCGAAGAGTCGCCGGTGTGGACCAAGCTGCGCGAGCGGCCCAAGCGAAGCCTGATGGAGTCGGTGGCCCAGAACTGGAAGCTCTTCCTGTACGTCGTGGTGCTGATGACGGCGTTCAACTTCTTCAGCCACGGCACACAGGATCTTTATCCCACGTTCCTCCAGGCGCAGCACCACTTCAGCACCGGAACGGTGAGTCTGATCGCGATCGTGGCCAACGTCGGGGCCATCATGGGCGGCATCTTCTTCGGGACGCTCTCGGAGCGGATCGGACGCCGAACGGCGATTGTTCTCGCGTCGCTGTTCGGGCTCCTGATCATCCCGCTCTGGAGTCTGGCCGGCGGTCCGATGCTTCTGGCCGTGGGCGCCTTCTTCATGCAGGTGGCGGTGCAGGGGGCGTGGGGGGTGATTCCGGCGCACCTCAATGAACTCTCCCCCAACGAGGTCCGCGGCACTTTCCCGGGATTTGCCTACCAGCTCGGGAACTTCCTCGCCTCGGGCAACGCGATCATCCAGGCCTCGATTGCCGAGCGACGCGGCGGAGACTATGGAACGGCGCTGGCCATCGTGGCCGCCATCATGGCGGTGGCCATCGCGTTCCTGACGGCAGTGGGTCCGGAAGCACGCGGGGTGGTGTTCGAGCCGGGAGCCGGGGATGTCGCGAGTGAGTGA
- the rpsI gene encoding 30S ribosomal protein S9, translating into MADTTTIHAIGRRKEAVCRVYLKPGSGKWDVNGRTLGDFFPRPTLVSAIQQPFTATDTLGRFDVKAKCEGGGQNGQAGALRLAVARALVKIDEEHRRKLRDLGLLTRDARAVERKKPGRPKARKRFQFSKR; encoded by the coding sequence ATGGCCGACACGACCACGATCCACGCGATCGGCCGCCGCAAAGAGGCGGTGTGCCGCGTCTACCTCAAGCCCGGTTCGGGCAAGTGGGACGTCAACGGGCGCACGCTCGGCGACTTCTTCCCGCGGCCGACGCTGGTGTCGGCCATCCAGCAGCCGTTCACGGCGACCGACACGCTCGGCCGCTTCGACGTCAAGGCGAAGTGCGAAGGCGGCGGCCAGAACGGCCAAGCCGGCGCGCTCCGACTCGCGGTGGCCCGCGCCCTCGTCAAGATCGACGAGGAGCACCGCCGCAAGCTTCGCGACCTGGGCCTTCTCACGCGCGATGCGCGGGCCGTGGAGCGCAAGAAGCCGGGTCGTCCCAAGG